The nucleotide window CTCACCGCGGCGTGCGCCTCGGCGCGGCGCGGCGAGGGCGGAGAGCCCTCCGTCGAAGTCCGGGTCAGTAACAACATGGTGCCAGCGCTGACCGTCTCCATCCTGGCCGCGACCGAGGGAACCACGCCGGTGCGGCTCGGCACCCTGGTATCCGGAGCCGAACAGACCTTCACCTATAGACCCACAGTGACCACCGGTACCTTCCGCCTCGTCGCTGACCGGCCCGGCCCGGGAGGCGCCCTCGTCTCCGAGCCGATCCCGCTACCGCAATCGGGGACGATGACGGTGGAGTGGGAGTTACAGAACAACAATGTCGTGGTGCGGTGAGGGAGGGAGGTTATCCGTTATCCGTTATCCGTTATCCGTTGTCCGTTGTCCGTTGTCCGTTGTCCGTTGTCCGTTGTCCGTTGTCCGTTGCGAGCGGATAAAACGATAGGGCTTGAATGCCAGGACATCTTGACCGTAGTGCTTCCCGCGCTTGTTGTGCTCTCGGAACGAAAACAGACGGACGGAGTGTCGACGAAGTCCTGGCACTCAACGGATAACGGATAACGTACAACGGATAACCACTCAGCTTGCACCTGGCTTCGGAATCCGCACATAGAACGTCGTCCCCTTTCCGGGGGCGCTGTCCACGTCGATCCTCCCACCCAGTTGCTGCACGACCTCCCGGGCGTGTGCCAGGCCGAGCCCCGTGCCGCCCCGCTTTCCGGCGGTGAATCCGCGCTCGAAGAGCTTCCCCAGGTGCTCCGGCGGAATTCCGCTGCCCGTGTCGCTGACACTGAACACCACCTGTGCGCTGTCCTCCGCGGCCGCCACAGCGACTTCCCCTCCCTGTTCCGGCAGCGCCTCGACGGCGTTCTTCACCAGATTGGACAGCACGGAGAGGAACTCGCGGCGGTCGACGTGCACCATCCCCTGGTATCCCCCACGGTGGTCCCGGTAGCGCACCGACTCCTCGCGAAAGTGGCCTGCGGTCAGCTCGCGCAGCTCATCCAGCAGCCGATCGACCCCGACCAGTTCCCTTGCCTCGAGCGCCTCACCGCGCAGCCTCGCCATCAGCTGCTCGATTTGCGCGAGGCCGTTCTCCGCGGTGTCGTGGATGATGTCGATGAAGCGCAGGGTGCGCTGTGGATCCCTGCCTTCGGTGGTCATCCAGGTGCGCAGGAGCTGGGCGGCGTTGCGGATGGTCGCCAGCGGGCTGCGCAGGTTGTGCGAGAGTGTCCCCAGCTCGTGCCCCATCTGGCTCAGTCGGCCGGCCAGCCCCACCTCCGATACCAGCAACACGTTCGTCTGCCGCATTCGCTCGATCCCCGCTTCCGCAATGGTCGAAGCCATCTCCAGCGGGGCGATGCGACGCAGATAGTCGAACGAATCCTGGTCCAGGAGCCCGAGCCGGGTGGGTTCGGAGGCCGTTGCCCGCGCCGAGCG belongs to Longimicrobiaceae bacterium and includes:
- a CDS encoding ATP-binding protein, translating into MSRPRQVPYVRNRLFRGIPRDLLDIERLVRKRRSYQTGDIIFDEGDDPDYCYLVASGSVRITKALPDGHEELLAVIQPGDFFGELALYDANRRSARATASEPTRLGLLDQDSFDYLRRIAPLEMASTIAEAGIERMRQTNVLLVSEVGLAGRLSQMGHELGTLSHNLRSPLATIRNAAQLLRTWMTTEGRDPQRTLRFIDIIHDTAENGLAQIEQLMARLRGEALEARELVGVDRLLDELRELTAGHFREESVRYRDHRGGYQGMVHVDRREFLSVLSNLVKNAVEALPEQGGEVAVAAAEDSAQVVFSVSDTGSGIPPEHLGKLFERGFTAGKRGGTGLGLAHAREVVQQLGGRIDVDSAPGKGTTFYVRIPKPGAS